In Plasmodium gaboni strain SY75 chromosome 11, whole genome shotgun sequence, the following proteins share a genomic window:
- a CDS encoding putative membrane protein (conserved Plasmodium membrane protein, unknown function) — protein sequence MKIFNYICGRPLRNGGTAPLIYNPVRKWLIILMILYICLSILSYLIFLFPKASDLQCLALIDSLFNFSLSIGVSYVMAPYYSIISCREWGTEYEWSIVAVVSAVMAIIDIFSSCYGIYVLYTITSVVFNKRIGMNNDCNSYNAVLFFSANSILVFLHLSVATVSTVVYFLLMKGIDKQLEDNRNII from the exons atgaaaatttttaattacaTATGTGGTCGTCCTTTAAGAAATGGTGGTACTGCTCcacttatatataaccCTGTTAGAAAATGgttaataattttaatgatACTGTATATCTGTTTATCAATTTTATCatatcttatttttttattccCTAAAGCATCTGATTTACAGTGTCTTGCCTTAATTGATTCATTGTTcaatttttctttatcaaTAG GCGTTTCGTATGTGATGGCTCCTTATTACTCTATCATAAGTTGCAGAGAGTGGGGTACCGAATACGAATGGAGTATAGTAGCTGTTGTTTCAGCAGTTATGGCCattattgatatattttctaGTTGTTATggtatatatgtattatatactATCACTAGTGTTGTATTTAATAAAAGGATTGGTATGAATAATGACTGCAATTCATATAATGCTGTACTTTTCTTTTCTGCCAATTCAATTTTAgtttttcttcatttatcTGTTGCTACAGTTTCTACTGTGGTTTATTTCTTACTTATGAAAGGAATAGATAAGCAGTTGGAAGataatagaaatattatatga
- a CDS encoding putative membrane protein (conserved Plasmodium membrane protein, unknown function), producing MEVKKWINKIYNSNHIHSFISSTAGTLASVFFKKSSDFSTFIYDKDIITTSFITQIIIRIIYIFLFILCNMIMLKHYVLLMKHYSAFYATVLNFSLNFFLSALCGIVFFHEKRKFFWFFGVTLIICGLVFILKDITNEEKIKINKNK from the coding sequence ATGGAAGTGAAAAAATGGATAAACAAAATCTACAACTCTAACCACATTCATTCTTTTATTAGTAGCACAGCTGGAACGTTAGCttctgttttttttaagaagTCTTCAGACTTTTCCACATTTATATACGACAAAGATATAATCACCACGTCATTCATAAcacaaataataataagaattatatatatttttttatttatactaTGTAATATGATTATGCTTAAGCACTATGTTTTATTAATGAAACATTATTCTGCCTTTTATGCAACTGTCCTAAATTTTTCcttaaatttttttttaagtgCTTTATGCGGTATTGTATTTTTTCatgaaaaaagaaaatttttttgGTTCTTTGGAGTTACACTAATAATTTGTGGATTAGTTTTTATACTTAAGGATATAacaaatgaagaaaaaataaaaataaataaaaataaataa